Below is a genomic region from Sinorhizobium fredii USDA 257.
ACTGCGCTCGGAAGTGCATTCGGACAGCCACCTGATCATTCTAAAGGGGCATAGCGGCATATGAATTTTGCATGGAGAGAGACAGACGGTTGTGTAGTATTGTCGGCCACTCACGGGATCGCCTCGACTAAAGAGGGCCCGTGCTTCAGGACGAGGACTAAATGATGACAGCGTTATCTGATCCCCGGTTTACTCGAGCTGTCAGTGACGATGGATCGTTGGCCACTCCTTTCATGAAATGCCTCGCGCGGTTGGTCCGCGCTCAGGATTCCTACGGATTATGGAGGGATAAATGTGACGCCGAGTTGCTGGCCAACTTCACAGTTACGGAGGAGCAGCGGCGAGCCATCCCCGTCATCGGCGACCCCGAGCCGGACGTGCTGTTGAGGCTCGACCTTTTTTACGCCGCCGTCGGCGTCGCTATCGAGGAGCGCTCGGGGCTTTTGATCTCGCGAACGCTGGAGATCAGCGATGAGGGCATCGGCCGAGTGCTCTTCACAACCAGGCGGCTGGTGGTGCTGTCGAAGACCCTACGTGACGCTCACCGTTTCGGCTTCAATACACTTGGCAAATGCGCCAAGACTGGCACGAAGTTGGTCAAGGATGCGATCAAAAGCATCGAAGCTTATCCGGACGTGGCGCGGGCATAATGTGCCTGCAAGGAATAAGACCATGACAGATCTTGAAAAACTCAAGCAGAGGGTTCAAAAACTGCAGTCACGCGCTGCGACTGCGAAGACGCAATTGCATGACCTTGCCGAGTGCCTTCCGAACTATTGGACCGAAATAGTGGGCGTCGCCGAAAAAACATTCGACGCTTTTGCTCAGTTGGACGCTGCCAAAAGAGAACTCGCCGCGTCGGAGAATTCACGATGAAAAGCTCGTTCGTGACCCGCCGCTTCAGCTGGTGCCGGAATATCTATTATGCATCGGCTGCGGCTGCTGACTCGGGGCGCGAGGTATGCACCTTCACGGGATCAATGACGCAGGTGAAATTCTCGGTCTTTTGCGATGCCGAGGACGATCATTCCAGCAACCAGATCATGTGATCATGTCCGGCGACAGCGCCGGCCGCTGTATCGGCTGCGGAGCCGGAGTGCGTGTTTGGCCAAACCGCCAGAATCATGTTGCGGCCGACGACATTGCCGCATGATCCCACAAACAAAACCAGGAAAACGGCGTTGTCTTTTGGTATCTTTCATCGAATTCTATGGCTGTTCCTATGCGCCAACACTCTTATAGTCTACCTCGTAACGGGGTCCATCAGTGACGCAGTCGTCACGACTGTGGTTGGTTCGCTGCTTCTGCAGCTAGCATATTTCGGACACGTACTCTTTCTGCTCTGGCGGGCTCACTGCGCCCGGAGAGCTCGTCAAACGACCGGGCAATTCCATGGAGAGGGACAGCCCGGGGACCCTCGTATAGCGGGCACTCACGGGCGCACTGATGGGGATCCGTGCTTCGAGGACGAGGACTCTCGATCGGCCCCTTGCTAACCGCTTCATGAAATCTCTCTCGTGCGGCTAAATCCCCGCTGAGGTTTGCTTTCGGTGTGCAAGGACAAGTGCCCACGCTGGATTTCTGGCCGACTTCACTGTCACCGAGGACCAGCGCCGTGCGACCGCGTCAGCCCTTGAAGCGCGGAACAAGAGAGTGCGTAAGCTGCAGCCTTTCTGGAAAGCGAACATGGAATCTGCGTAATGTCGCCAAGGACCTTCCAATCAATGGAGCTGATCATGGTAGTCGCCGAGAATACGTTGGCGCCTTTGCTCAGGTTAGCGCTGCCGGATTGCTGCCCGACGGCACAATCTGGGGAATGCTACCGCTTCAGATGATCCTACATTGAGTCTTACTGTTGGTTCTCTCTGCAGATGCGCCGCCTCTTAACATAATCTTGACGATAGTGAAAAGTGATGCTGGATCTGACGAATGCGAAGCGCATAGGAATTATCGGCGGCGGCATTGTCGGTTGGCTTGCAGCGATAGCGCTTCGCCGTGTTTTCGACGTTGATGTCGATGTAACGGTCATAGAGGCTCCGACGGTGTTTCCGCTTGGCCCAGGGGAGGGGGGCTCGCTCAACCTGATTGACACGTTGTGTCGCAATGAGCTCGACCTGGACGTTTTCATTGGTGAAGCCGGCGCCACCCACAAGCTTGGTGTGCTCTATGAGAATTGGAGGGGTGGAGGAATCCCGGATCGCTACTACCGCATGTTCGGCGGATCGGGCATACCGGAAATCGAATGCCGCGTCGGCGGTTTCTTCCCTCTGCTGTCGGCGAGAATTGCCGCAGGTGAGAACCTTCACACGTGCATCCCTGGCTTTGAGTTAATCATAAAGAAGGCATCGCAAGTGGAAATCGACGAGTTGCTGGCAACGGGTGAGTCTGGACTCTACCCTTCGTTTCACTTCAATCACGCCGGCTTCGAGCGATACCTAAGAGCCTGACCGAAAAAGAGTTGAGTGAAATCAGCCAGTTGTGATTCTGTTTGTTTGCTTAGGACGAACGGAGACCACAATGGGCTGGACTGATTTCACCCGTCGGCAATATGCCCGACGCGCAAGGCGGTATGCAAGCGATCTGACGGACCGGGAATGGGGATTGATCTCGCCTTGCCTGCCTGGACCGCGGCGGTTGGGCAGGCCGCGCAGCACCGATCTTCGCGAGGTCGTGAATGCGTTGCTTTACATCGCCACGACGGGGTGCCAGTGGCGGATGATGCCCAAGGATTTTCCGCCTTTTACAACTGTCCAGTCCTATTTCTACGAATGGCGAGCGACAGGGTTATGGGGTCGGATCAACCATCATCTTGTGATGGAGGCGCGCGAATTGGAAGGCCGGGAAGCCTCGCCATCTGCTGGCGTGATTGACAGTCAAAGCGTGAAAACCACGGAAAGCGGCGGAATTTCGGGCTATGACGCGGGCAAGAAGATCAAGGGACGGAAGCGTCATATCGTCGTCGACACGCTCGGGTTGATGGTCGGCCTCAGGGTTCACAGCGCCGATATCCAAGATCGCGACGGCGCACCTGCCGTCCTCAAAACCATTCTCAAGCGCTGGCCGTGGCTGAGACATATCTTCGCCGACGGTGGTTATGCCGGACCGAAGCTGAAGGGCGCACTCCAAAAGATCGCTGCCTTCACTCTCCAGATCGTCAAGCGGACCGACAAGGCCAAGGGCTTCGAAGTTCTGCCGCGGCGCTGGGTCGTGGAGCGCACCTTCGCATGGCTTGGCAGATGCCGACGATTGGCTAAGGATTGGGAGAAGTCCATCGCATCAGCCGAGGCTTGGATCACTATCGCCCACATCCGGGTCCTGACACGACGCTTGGCAAGGTACGGATATTGTTGAGACCTTTTCGAGTCAGGCTCTAAGGCGTGTCGGACTGGCACGTGGGATCACTTCTCGTAGGGCTGTGGTACACGGGATGAGACTCGACGACCGAGGGCATGTAAACGCTTTCCAGCTCGGAGGCGAAGAACTTGAAGTCGACTTCGCCGTCGATGCGTCCGGATTTGCCAGATTGGGTCTCGGCAAAGTCTTTAATACGCGCTGGTGTTCGTTCGCAAATGTGCTGCCTACTGATCGTGCGATCATCGTTGAGCTTGAGCCGCGGGCATCATCCCCCGTTACCCGTGCTACCGCCATGAAAGCCGGATGGATGTGGGAAGCCCCATTGAATCGCTCGATCAGTGCCGGTTATGCATTCAGCAGCAGATATGCGGACGCTGCGATGGCAATCGCCGAGGTTGAGAATCACTATGGATTCCGTGTGGAGGCGAAACACGAGCTTTCGCTGGATCAAGGTTACTTTTCGACCGCATGGGTTAACAATTTCGTGGCTTTGGGAACGGCGTCGGGTTTTGTTGAGCCCCTGGAGGCTGCACTTGCCGCCCACACCTTCGAAGCGTTAAGGAATTTGGAGCGCATTCTCGCCAACGGAAGCGGCATTTTGCCCGCTCGGGCCATCGAAGGCTATAACAGCGCGAACGCACGGTGCTAAACGGGTGTTCGGGACTTCCTGAGGCTGCACTACGATTCCAAGCGAATTGACACACCGTTTTGGCGAGATCTTGCCGCAGCCGAGTTGCCGGAAGGATATGCCAACCTGAGGGCTTGCTTCCAAAAACGGACACCGCGCTTTATCGATATCCAACCGTATGTCGGAAGCGGATGGCAGAGCCTCTTCCACGAAATTGATTGGATTTCAGTGGCGGTCCCTCTAGGAGTAGTGCCGCAGGCGGCCGCATGCGCCGAACTACGCAGGCTCTCGACGGAAAGTCGAAGTGAGGTCCAGGCCTATGTTGATCGGCTGAAGGGAACAATAGCCAAGATCAGCAGCACGAGGGGATGATGCACTAATCGTTGCGTATTCCGGTGAAGTCGGCCGCTGATTCCGAAACGAAGCCGGCCACCTATTCCGATTTCATTCCGGCCACCATTCCGATCTGAAGCCGGCCAGTTGATGCTCCCCTGGGCCGTTGTTTTGCATGGCGCGTGATTGTCGCGCGGTCAAGCGGCGGATGGTGTTTGACGCTGCTTTCGCAAGCTCTCGCCGTGCAGTTCGATGCGGTAGGCGTTGTGGACAAGGCGGTCGAGGATTGCATCGGCGATCGTAGGATTGCCGATCATGTCATACCAGTGATCGACGGGCACCTGGCTGGTGACGATGGTGGATCGCTTCTCGTAGCGGTCCTCGACGATCTCCAGGAGATCGCGCCGCTGCTCGTCGTTGAGCTTCTCCGGACCCCAGTCGTCGAGGATGAGCAGGTCGGTTCTGGCGAGCGCCTTGAGGACCTTGGGATATCGGCCGTCGCCGCGCGCCAGCGCAAGGGTGGCGAACAGCCTGGGCAGGCGATGATAGGCGACGGAGAAGTCCTCGCGGCATGCCTTGTGTCCGAGCGCGCAGGCCAGCCAGCTCTTGCCGACGCCGGCGGGTCCGATCAGCAAGAGGCTATGGTGTTGCCTGATCCAGTCGCAGTTGGCGAGCTTCAGGACGAGATTGCGATCGAGGCCGCGGGCGGCGCGGAAGTCGATGTTCTCGATCTGGGCATCATGGCGCAGCCTCGCGGCGCGAGCCCTTGCCTCGAAGCGCTTCTGGCGGCGCGTGGTCGCCTCGCGTTCGAGCAGCAGAGCGAGCCATTCGCCATGCTCGAGGTGTCTGGCTTCCGGCTGCGCCTCGAGCTCCTGATAGGCGCTGGCCATGCCTGTCAGGCCGAGTTCGCGCAGCATGTCGATGGTGGGATTGGTCAGCATTATCAGGTGTCTCCTCAATGGAAGTAGCCGGGGCCACGCAGATTGGCGTGTTCCATGACGGCGGCGGGTTCGGTGGAATGTCTGAGGGCCTTGTGGGTTGCGATGAGCGAGGCAATCGTCTTGCAGGTCAGGCCGCCGATCTCGACGGCCCGTGCCGAAACGACCTCGGCGCGCTCGCGGCTGAGGTCGCGATAGAGGCGCAGGATGCCGAGGCATGTTCTGAAGCCTTGCTCGGGATGTGGCCGGCTGGCGAGAATGGCGACGATCAGCCCTTCGGTCTGCGGACCGATGGACGCGCCCCAGCGCCGGAAGCGCTCCGGCGTCCATTCGGCGTATCGGCGGTGGGAGCTCGGCATGTGCGCGGGGTCTGTTCCATAGCGCGGCCCGCCATAGCGGCGCTGATGGACCGCGACGCGTTTGCCGCGATGGAAGATCTCGATCATTCGCGCGGTCGCCCGGATATCGACCTGCTGACGAATGAGCGCGTGCGGGACGGAATAGAAGAAGCTCCTGAACTCGGCATGGTAATCCGTCGAGACCCGCGCAAAGCGCCATTCGGCGAACTCGTACTCCTCGGCGGGCAAGCTTGCGAGCGCCGCGCGTTCGACCGTCTCGAAGAGATGGCGGCGGCTGACACCCAACCGGCGCATGACATGATTGTTGATGCGCTCCAGCACGTCGGCGATTGCGGCATTGGCCTCGGCGAGCGAGAAGAACGTCTGTTTGCGCAAGCGGCCGAGAAGGCAACTCTGGGCGAAGCGCATGCCGTTCTCGACCTTCGCTTTGTCCTTCGGGCGTCGCGGTCGGGCCGGCAGAACGCCGACACCATAGTGGGACGCCATCATGCCGTAACTGCGGTTGATCTCGGGATCGTAGAAGCTGGCGCGGCTGACGCCGGACTTCAGATTGTCGGGCACGACCAGGCGTGACCTTGCCCCGTTGAAATAATCCATTTTGAAGTAAGCTCTGGCCCATTGAGAGGACCAGAGAATGAAGCGCAACCGTTTCACAGACGAACAGATCATCGGGATTCTGAAGGAGCACGAGGCGGGCACGCCGGTCTCGGAGCTTTGCCGCAAGCACGGCGTCAGCGATGCGAGCATCTATAAATGGAAGGCCAAATTCGGCGGCATGGACGTGTCCGAAGCCAAGCGGCTGAAGACGCTGGAGGACGAGAACGCGAAGCTGAAGCGGCTTCTGGCGGATGCGATGCTCGACAATGCTGCTCTGAAAGACCTTTTGGGAAAGAAGTGGTGACGCCCGCAGCCAAGCGGAGTGCTGTCGCGCATCTGATGAGCCAACATGGGATGAGCGAACGGCGGGCGTGTAAAGCCATCGGCTTTTGCCGAATGACGATCCGTTATGAAACCAGGCGCAGCGACGATCATGGCCTTCGCGAGCGAATGAAGGCGCTGGCACATGAACGCCGCCGCTTCGGCTATCGACGCATTCATGTGCTGCTCAGACGTGAGGGACACCTAGTGAACCACAAAAAGCTCTTCCGGCTCTATCGGGAGGAGAAGCTGACGGTGCGCAAGCGCGGCGGCCGTAAGCGAGCGATTGGCACCCGAGCGCCGATGCTGATCCCGATGACTGCCAATGATCGTTGGTCGCTGGACTTCGTGTCGGATCAACTCACCGATGGACGCAGGTTCCGGATTCTGACGGTCGTCGACGATTGCACCAGAGAATGCTTGGGCCTCATCGCCGATACTTCGCTGTCCGGCCTGCGGGTTGCCCGTGAGCTGGACCGGATCATCCAGGCACGCGGCAAGCCCAGGATGATCGTCAGCGACAACGGCAGCGAATTCACCAGCAACGCGATCCTGCAATGGACGGACCGGGGCAAGGTGGATTGGCACTACATCGCGCCTGGCAAGCCGATCCAGAACGCCTTCATCGAAAGCTTCAATGGGCGGCTGCGAGACGAGTTCTTGAATGAAACCCTGTTCTCGTCACTTTCTCATGCTCGCTCAGCGCTTTTAAACTGGCGCAGCGATTACAACGATTGCCGACCACACTCCGGCCTCGGCTGGCTGACCCCTGCCGAGTTCGCTCAGACCATCAACCCGCGACGTGATGCGGTGCTGCGCAGCCGAAATGGCTCCGCACCGCAACCCGCCGCTACCGCCCCAAATACAGCAACCAAAAACCGCTGGAGCGAACTCAAAATCGGATAAAAGTTGGGGGCAAGGTCAGGCGGGGCACACCGCCGAAGAAGGCGAACATGCGCACATGTGAGCCGACCCAGTCCGGTAAGGTCTGGGTCCAGGTCACCTCGGCGAAGGTGTAGCTCGATGCGCCGAGCACGCCAAGGAACAGCTCCGCCTCGCGGACTTCGCCAGTCTTGCGATCGACGATCGGCACCCTCTTACCGGAATAGTCGACGAAGACCTTGTCGCCGGCCGCATGCTCCTGGCGCATCGTCGGCGAAAGGCGCTGCTCGAACCCGCGGAACAGCTCGCAGAAACGGCTATAGCCATAACCATCGGGATGGACGCTGCGATATTCCTCCCACAGGATCAGCAGTGTCACGCCGGGCTTCTTCAATTCGATAGAGAGCTGTGCCCAGTTCGGCTCGTGACGTCGCCGTTGGCCCTGCTTGACGCCGGCGCGGGCGAAAAGCCGAGACTCAAGAGCATCGTCTGTCAGCTCTCCCGGCAATGGCCAGCTCAGCCCCGCCATCGCAGCCCGCTTCAGGTTATCCTGGACGGTGCTGCGGGCAACGCCGAGGATCACCGCAATCTCTCGGCTGCTTGTCCCGCTTCCGGCAAGCCGGAGCATCTGTCGTAATTGTCGCATGGTCAGCCTTCTCTTCGCTGGCATCAAACTCTCCTCGTGTAACGGGAGGCTTGATGCCAAAGTTGCTGACCCAAGGGGTATCTTCAGAGCCGGAAACCGGCCGGTCTTTGATTGGAATCGTGGCCGGCTTCAAATCGGAACGGTGGCCGGATTTTGATCGGAATGGTGGCCGGCTTCAGGTCGGAATCCGCAAATCGTCACACAAAAGCCCACTCCGCGGCCGAAGCCGTGTACCAGGGTCTTGCTTCATGATCATGGCGGGGCGGCACATTGATCGTGAGCAGGGTGTCTCAAAGCCGGTCAAATCCGCGGCTGCGAACGACTAGGGTCGATATTCCACTGAATCACGCGGAGTTGTCATGTGCAACGCTTCCTGTAGTAGTACCTGCCGCATCCAGATGCTCGCCTGATCCCTGTTGTGTAGGCTAGGCCACTGGACAGCTTGGGCGAATGGTGGAAGTGCCAGTGGAAGTTCGGCGACCCGCAGCGGCGTTGTTTTTGCGAAATGTTCCACCAGCCGTAACGGCATGGTCGCTATGCGATCGGTTCCCGACAGCAAAGGCGGGATTAGACTAAATCCCGGCACGACGACTTCGATGCGCCTCTTGAGACCGTGCTCAAGCAACAACCAATTCTCGATGGAGGGCTTTAGCGTACGTCCGAACTTAGCCGCAATATGACCCATCGATCCGTAGTTTTCGAAAGAAAGCTGCCGTTTTAACTGCTTGTTAGTGGGGCAACCTACGCAAACCAGCGTGTCGTCGAGCAGTTTCGCCTTTGGATGATCGCTCGACGCGAACAATTCCGGAAGGATCACGAAATCGACGTCACCGTACCGGAGAAGTTCATCGGGATCCTCAGTGAGAGGCAGCAACTCGAAGCCGATGCCAGGCGCCTCTCGCGCCAGCCGCTTCACGACTCTTTCAAAAAACACCAGCATTATGACGTCGGAAAGCCTGATCCTGAAGCGTCGCTGCGACTGAACTGGGTTAAACATATCCCAAGAAATGATGGAGAACTGGATGTGCAGCAGAGCATCGCGGACTGCGGGGGCGAGCGCTATCGCACGCGGAGTTGGGATAAGTTCGCGACCTCGCATCGTGAACAAGTCGTCGCCGAAATAGGTGCGTAGGCGGGCGATGGCGGCGCTCATGGCCGGCTGACTGAGGTTGATACTGCGAGCAGCTGCGGTAACGCTTCGCTTTGTCATCAGAGCATCGAGCGCTACGAGCAGATTAAGATCAAGTCCCTTAAAACGCATTATTTAATTCAACCAAAGCGTTTCTACCCTCATAGAACAGGTAGTTTTCAGTGATGTTACAGAGTGAGCGCCGTTGCCTTGTTCCCGCTGCTCAGAAGAACATGAGGGAGTGGAGCGCACTCCGTCCCGAGTACCGTAAAGAGCGTGGGACTATCCCACCACATTCGACACACCAAATGAGTGGTGCGTTGGACAAAACTTCGGCTTGCAGAGGCCTCTCCAGCGTGCTGATGAGAAAGGTGTGCAACCCGGACCCCGGCACTTTCGAGAGCTGACGTCGGTGACCAGCTGATCCCCGATAAGGGAGTGATCCTCCGGCTTGGTTAGCCTGTTCTTCAATGCGATATTGGTTTTGCGGGCGGTCTCAATTTCGGACGTGGTTTCCAATCTGCTGGGGTGCATCAGTGGCTCCGGGCAGTCCGCCGTTTTCGAGCCGATCTGGCACGCGGCTGTGGAACTCTTCGCCCATCGCCTCAATGAACCACTCCTGCGTGCCAGCAAAGACCTTGAGTTCGACCCTCTTTAGCGACGCCGACCTCCTCAACCCGATCGACGCGTCGGGTTAATGTCTCGGCAGCAGGATCAGGAGAGGACGACCCGCCCAGGATCACATTGTCTTGTGCGGGCGTGCCGCCTGGCTGGAACTTTCCTGAGTGCATCAATGGCATCTTTCTGATAATCAGACGAAGCGATGGCGGATACTAGTGCCGCATCGACCCGGTCGCGCTATGCAAAGTTCATATCCCGCCATGCGCTTGAGATATGGTTCTAAACTCTTTCCAGGATCAGTGCTGCCAGCCGACGAGTCCTGACCCACACATGGAGTAAAACGCCCGACCTCTCACTTTCGCAGAGGACGAATAGCTCCTGATTGAACCTTCAGGAGCTTGACATCGCGGACTGCAGACGGCAGGCGACACACCCGCGAAGCCTTTTTGTATGCCAGCTTGCTCCTAGTTTCTTAGTTCGCCGCGAATCGCCTCACTTCAACCGCGTCGGAACCAAACGTTGATCCGATGTGATGAGCCATTGATGCCAGACGTGCCCCACTCCACATTGGTTTCCGAAGAGCACCATTAAATCTGCGCCCAATATCTACTGCTGCTGTTAATCAGCCTGGCTGACAGAAAGCTGACGCGGAGGGGTTAGGGCGTTGTTCATGTACAGCCACAAAACTTCTTCCAGCGAATTTAGGATTGGGTAATAGTCATTCGCGCTAGTGTGTTCTGGATGTCCATCAGTGTTCGTCTCGCGATCCTTGATCGAACCGGAGCTCGCCGTTCAGCCTGAGTGGTTCATGTAACGGCAGAGCAGTGTGCGACGACAGCTCGACCCCCGAAGTAAATGTAGCGAAATGCATTCATGATGCAGATGCCTTCGATCCGAAGAATCGATTTGCTCAATCAGTTTCTCTTAAGGCAAAGGCTGATCTAATGAAGGTGTAAGGGCATATCAATGCGCAGAGAAATCGCAGGTGTATTTTTGGCATCATGGGCTCGCCGACCGGTGTATTTCTGCTCGTCAACAGACCTTCGCCCCCGCTATCACAGGTGTTTGGGTTACATGCTCCTTCGATTAGCCCTCGCAAGGAGCGGGTACGAATACTGCGATCAGTCGCGCGGTACTGCTGTCACCCCGGTCATAGTCCGCGGTGACGTGCTCAATTGGCTGTCCTGCCTTGATAGGAGAATGAAATGCGAACGTTGCTCGTGGATACGGATCTTACCCGCGCGGTCCGAGGCGCGCTCGGTGACGGCGGCTTTGCCGTTGATGTAGTTGGCACGCTGGAACAGGCGTCGAGCGCATTTTTTTCAGCGAGCTATGAAATTCTTCTGCTGGAGTTGGTACTGCCAGATGGCGATGGACTGGATTGGCTGAGGCAGCTAAGGAGCGACGGGTATTCAGTTCCTGCCGT
It encodes:
- a CDS encoding NifX-associated nitrogen fixation protein — encoded protein: MMTALSDPRFTRAVSDDGSLATPFMKCLARLVRAQDSYGLWRDKCDAELLANFTVTEEQRRAIPVIGDPEPDVLLRLDLFYAAVGVAIEERSGLLISRTLEISDEGIGRVLFTTRRLVVLSKTLRDAHRFGFNTLGKCAKTGTKLVKDAIKSIEAYPDVARA
- a CDS encoding CCE_0567 family metalloprotein, which codes for MTDLEKLKQRVQKLQSRAATAKTQLHDLAECLPNYWTEIVGVAEKTFDAFAQLDAAKRELAASENSR
- a CDS encoding exopolysaccharide production repressor protein, whose protein sequence is MLRPTTLPHDPTNKTRKTALSFGIFHRILWLFLCANTLIVYLVTGSISDAVVTTVVGSLLLQLAYFGHVLFLLWRAHCARRARQTTGQFHGEGQPGDPRIAGTHGRTDGDPCFEDEDSRSAPC
- a CDS encoding tryptophan 7-halogenase, encoding MLDLTNAKRIGIIGGGIVGWLAAIALRRVFDVDVDVTVIEAPTVFPLGPGEGGSLNLIDTLCRNELDLDVFIGEAGATHKLGVLYENWRGGGIPDRYYRMFGGSGIPEIECRVGGFFPLLSARIAAGENLHTCIPGFELIIKKASQVEIDELLATGESGLYPSFHFNHAGFERYLRA
- a CDS encoding IS5 family transposase, producing the protein MGWTDFTRRQYARRARRYASDLTDREWGLISPCLPGPRRLGRPRSTDLREVVNALLYIATTGCQWRMMPKDFPPFTTVQSYFYEWRATGLWGRINHHLVMEARELEGREASPSAGVIDSQSVKTTESGGISGYDAGKKIKGRKRHIVVDTLGLMVGLRVHSADIQDRDGAPAVLKTILKRWPWLRHIFADGGYAGPKLKGALQKIAAFTLQIVKRTDKAKGFEVLPRRWVVERTFAWLGRCRRLAKDWEKSIASAEAWITIAHIRVLTRRLARYGYC
- the istB gene encoding IS21-like element helper ATPase IstB, whose protein sequence is MLTNPTIDMLRELGLTGMASAYQELEAQPEARHLEHGEWLALLLEREATTRRQKRFEARARAARLRHDAQIENIDFRAARGLDRNLVLKLANCDWIRQHHSLLLIGPAGVGKSWLACALGHKACREDFSVAYHRLPRLFATLALARGDGRYPKVLKALARTDLLILDDWGPEKLNDEQRRDLLEIVEDRYEKRSTIVTSQVPVDHWYDMIGNPTIADAILDRLVHNAYRIELHGESLRKQRQTPSAA
- a CDS encoding IS3 family transposase (programmed frameshift), with amino-acid sequence MKRNRFTDEQIIGILKEHEAGTPVSELCRKHGVSDASIYKWKAKFGGMDVSEAKRLKTLEDENAKLKRLLADAMLDNAALKDLFGKEVVTPAAKRSAVAHLMSQHGMSERRACKAIGFCRMTIRYETRRSDDHGLRERMKALAHERRRFGYRRIHVLLRREGHLVNHKKLFRLYREEKLTVRKRGGRKRAIGTRAPMLIPMTANDRWSLDFVSDQLTDGRRFRILTVVDDCTRECLGLIADTSLSGLRVARELDRIIQARGKPRMIVSDNGSEFTSNAILQWTDRGKVDWHYIAPGKPIQNAFIESFNGRLRDEFLNETLFSSLSHARSALLNWRSDYNDCRPHSGLGWLTPAEFAQTINPRRDAVLRSRNGSAPQPAATAPNTATKNRWSELKIG
- the nodD2 gene encoding transcriptional regulator NodD2, coding for MRFKGLDLNLLVALDALMTKRSVTAAARSINLSQPAMSAAIARLRTYFGDDLFTMRGRELIPTPRAIALAPAVRDALLHIQFSIISWDMFNPVQSQRRFRIRLSDVIMLVFFERVVKRLAREAPGIGFELLPLTEDPDELLRYGDVDFVILPELFASSDHPKAKLLDDTLVCVGCPTNKQLKRQLSFENYGSMGHIAAKFGRTLKPSIENWLLLEHGLKRRIEVVVPGFSLIPPLLSGTDRIATMPLRLVEHFAKTTPLRVAELPLALPPFAQAVQWPSLHNRDQASIWMRQVLLQEALHMTTPRDSVEYRP